DNA sequence from the Verrucomicrobiia bacterium genome:
TAAGGTGAATTAATTGCCTATTATTGCGGAAACGCATGAGTGCTAAAGCTGCCAAACAAACGAATAAACCGCTGCAAAAGCCGACGAATCCTCGGCTGGTGCAATTGCTCACGGAGCTGGCGCGAGGCGAGGGGTTCAGTCCCACGCGCTTGCCGGGAGTGAAGTTCATGCGCTCGACGCAGTTCGTGTCGCGCACGCCGGTGGCGTATGAGCCGAGCATCGTGATCGTGGGGCAGGGGAGGAAGAGCGGATATCTGGGCGGGAAACAGTTCGTGTATGACGCGAACAATTATCTGGTGCTGTCGGTGCCGCTGCCGTTCGAGTGCGAGACGGAGGGGAATCCGGAGAATCCGTTGCTGGGTGTTTCAATCGGTGTCACTCCTGCGCTCGTGACGGAGTTGCTGATGCAGATGGAGCAATCGACGGCGTTTGATGAGGACAGCTTGCAGGCGATCCAATCGGCTTCGCTAGATGAGGCGTTGAGTAATGCGACGGTGCGGTTGCTGGAGTGTCTGCGCACGAATGATGAGGCGAAGATCCTTGGGCCGCAGATTGTGCGGGAGATCACGTATCGCGTGTTGCTTGGTGAACTGGGGCACAATCTGCGTGTGCTGGCGGCACCGCATAGTCACTTCGGGCAGATCAG
Encoded proteins:
- a CDS encoding AraC family transcriptional regulator produces the protein MSAKAAKQTNKPLQKPTNPRLVQLLTELARGEGFSPTRLPGVKFMRSTQFVSRTPVAYEPSIVIVGQGRKSGYLGGKQFVYDANNYLVLSVPLPFECETEGNPENPLLGVSIGVTPALVTELLMQMEQSTAFDEDSLQAIQSASLDEALSNATVRLLECLRTNDEAKILGPQIVREITYRVLLGELGHNLRVLAAPHSHFGQISRILNRIHTDYAREYDMAALARDAGMSVSTFHTHFKAVTSSSPLQYLKNVRLHKARMLMVHEGMNAGTAALQVGYESASQFSREFKRFFGDGPAAVAARWRKSLMRFA